A single Phoenix dactylifera cultivar Barhee BC4 chromosome 1, palm_55x_up_171113_PBpolish2nd_filt_p, whole genome shotgun sequence DNA region contains:
- the LOC103722500 gene encoding DNA repair protein XRCC3 homolog → MIPVKPEKLFNLPTQKLTLGCPVLDRLVRGGLPVGSVTELAGESGAGKTQLCLQLLLAALRPPALGGLSAASLYIHSEFPFPLRRLLCLLPSSAPSSAAALNPLDHVFVRPAHSPDDLFSLLAAADALIARPPSALPVRLLVVDSIAALFRSEFDNTPADLKRRSSLFFKIAAKLKEQARRFGAVVVVTNQVVDVVGVSESDGSSSSAIRVGNYGSLWSSGRRVCPALGLSWANCVNTRIFLSRSDEIVRSERALEFGESDDRDDRTVVRTRRKMEVVFAPHLPEASCEFVIVREGVFGVETQRPQN, encoded by the coding sequence ATGATTCCCGTAAAACCGGAGAAACTGTTCAATCTTCCCACCCAGAAGCTCACCCTAGGCTGTCCCGTCCTCGACCGCCTCGTCCGTGGCGGCCTCCCCGTCGGCTCCGTCACCGAGCTCGCCGGCGAGAGCGGCGCCGGCAAGACCCAGCTCTGCCTCCAGCTCCTTCTCGCCGCCCTCCGCCCCCCGGCCCTAGGCGGCCTCTCCGCCGCCTCCCTCTACATCCACTCCGAGTTCCCCTTCCCACTCCGCCgcctcctctgcctcctcccCTCCTCCGCCCCCTCCTCCGCTGCCGCCCTCAACCCCCTCGACCACGTCTTCGTCCGCCCCGCCCACTCCCCCGACgacctcttctccctcctcgcCGCCGCCGACGCCCTCATCGCCCGGCCCCCTTCCGCCCTCCCCGTCCGCCTCCTCGTCGTCGACTCCATCGCCGCCCTCTTCCGCTCTGAGTTCGACAACACCCCGGCCGACCTCAAGCGCCGGTCCTCGCTCTTCTTCAAGATCGCCGCCAAGCTCAAGGAACAGGCGAGGCGGTTCGGGGCGGTTGTGGTGGTCACCAACCAAGTGGTCGACGTGGTGGGGGTCTCGGAGTCGGATGGGTCGAGTAGCAGTGCCATCCGAGTGGGGAACTACGGGTCCTTGTGGTCGTCGGGGAGGCGGGTTTGCCCTGCGCTGGGGCTCTCGTGGGCGAATTGCGTCAACACGAGGATCTTCTTGTCGAGGAGCGACGAGATTGTGAGGAGTGAAAGGGCTTTGGAGTTTGGGGAATCGGACGATCGGGACGACCGAACCGTGGTGAGGacgaggaggaagatggaggtggTGTTCGCCCCTCATTTGCCGGAGGCTTCGTGCGAGTTCGTGATCGTGAGAGAAGGGGTCTTTGGAGTCGAGACTCAAAG